DNA sequence from the Dehalococcoidia bacterium genome:
CCTGCGATGTCGGCTACAAATGGTTCCAAGCCCAGAGACGCTACGAAGACGTGCCTATCCATGTGATCGACGTGGTGATACCACCGATGGCCGCTAACCTAGAAGCTGTGCTCCCCTCTTATGTGGCTTACCAAACTGAGGGACTTCGGGCCCTTATCGCTTTTGTTGAAACAGTCACCGGGCGCAAGATGGATTGCGACAGGCTATCCGGCATTGTGGATATGGCCCATGAGTCCATGAAGTACTGGCACGAAACCCAGAAACTTAGGAGCGCCGTGCCATGCCCTATGCCGACGGAAGATCACCTGGTTTGTTTCACCCCGGCCTACTTCATGATGGGTGAACCGGAGACGCTACAATTCTACAAAGACCTCTATGCGGAGGTCAAAGGCCGGGTGGATAGCAAAATGGGCGTGATCAAGGATGAGAAATTCCGACTGCTCTGGGCAGGAGGATTGCCGCCCTGGCACAATCTGGGCATCTTCAACTACTTCGAAGACCTCGGCGCCGTATTTGTGGCTGAGACTTGCTACCCAAGCTGGGATCCTTATCCCGATGCACCCCGAGACGACATTGTGGAATGGATAGCCCGGAGCGGTTTGCATAAATTTACACAGTATTTGACACCCTACTTGGCACCATCGAAACATCACCGCGATGTGCAATCAGCTTCCGCGGAAGCCTTACGAAATGCGTGGATCAGCGGTATCCAGTATCCGCTGCAGCGGATACTGGACATGATCGAAAAGTACCAGGTGGATGGCCTGGTAATGCACGGCGCCATGTCGTGTCGGGCCACTACCACAGGGCAGCGCACCGCCAGAAATATGCTGCTAGAACACGTCAATGTACCCGCCCTTTTCATCGAGAGCGATATCATTGACGAGCGCAACTTCTTCGAGACCGGCATTAGGTCGCAGATAGACTCATTCATCGAAAACCTCGCCAACGTAAAGGCGAACAGACGGGAAATTTGAGCGCAGCAACAGTTCTTGGGGTCTATATGACTTTAGTTGAGGAGAAGGTATGGAGAATCGTGGATATTGACTTGGCAGACGCAGCTACCACATCCTGTATTCAGCAGATTCCGTTCCTCCGATAAGTCATGTGAATAGGCCTTAGGGAATGCAAGCCGCACGGAGTATCGGACGGTAGAGGAGCAAATTGTTGGATTGTGAGGTGCGTCGATTAAACCGGAACGTGAATTCATCCAAATACAGTAATCGAGGTGATGAATTCGAACCTCGGATCGATGCGTCCTACCCATCGGAAATAGTGAGCACTTTAATGACCCTTATTGGCTGGCCCACTTTCGGTGACTACACAAAAAGAACACAGACGAAAGGGGCAGTCATCCAACCTCGAGCGTCGGAACTCGATCGAGAAAGGGGCTCAGAGACAAGGTTCTCCGGTTGTTAATAGACTGTAGCAAAGGAGGATGTATTGATGTCAGGACAACTTGCCGGGAAGATAGGGCTAGTTACCGGAGCCGGATCGGGGATCGGCAAGGCAACGGCAGTGGCTTTTGCCAGAGAAGGGGCAAAGGTGGTATTGGCGGATATCGAGGTAAAGGGGGGCGAGGAGACGGTTCGCCTGATCAAGAAAGGCGGGGGCGAGGCGATATTTGTCAAGATAGATGTCTCTCAGGAAGCAGACGCTCAAACACTAGTCCGGAAAGCGGTGGAGCAATATGGCCGATTGGATTGTGCGGTGAACAATGCCGGCATTACGGGCGAGAGATCTCCCACGGCGGACTGCACTAAGCAGAACTGGGATCGGGTGATCGGCGTCAACCTGACGGGTGTATTTTTGGGGATGAAGTACCAGATTCCGCAGATGCTCAAGCAAGGAGGCGGGTCTATCGTTAATACTTCATCCACCATGGGGGTGGTAGCTACCCCCTTTAATGTGGCTTATGTGGCCAGCAAGCATGGTGTGGTAGGGTTGACCAAATCGACGGCGCTGGCATATGTCAAAAGCAACATTCGGGTGAATGCCGTCTGTCCGGGGAACACGATGACGCCTATTTTTGAGTCCACCAAGCGGGACGCGCCGGAGATCTTTCAGAAGGCGGTAGTAGAAGCGACGCCGATTGGGAGACTAGCCGAACCGGAGGAGATCGCCAATGCCATCGTGTGGCTCTCGTCTGATGCGGCCTCCTATTGCACCGGACACGCGCTGGTG
Encoded proteins:
- a CDS encoding SDR family oxidoreductase, translated to MSGQLAGKIGLVTGAGSGIGKATAVAFAREGAKVVLADIEVKGGEETVRLIKKGGGEAIFVKIDVSQEADAQTLVRKAVEQYGRLDCAVNNAGITGERSPTADCTKQNWDRVIGVNLTGVFLGMKYQIPQMLKQGGGSIVNTSSTMGVVATPFNVAYVASKHGVVGLTKSTALAYVKSNIRVNAVCPGNTMTPIFESTKRDAPEIFQKAVVEATPIGRLAEPEEIANAIVWLSSDAASYCTGHALVVDGCYSAQ
- a CDS encoding 2-hydroxyacyl-CoA dehydratase family protein, with protein sequence CDVGYKWFQAQRRYEDVPIHVIDVVIPPMAANLEAVLPSYVAYQTEGLRALIAFVETVTGRKMDCDRLSGIVDMAHESMKYWHETQKLRSAVPCPMPTEDHLVCFTPAYFMMGEPETLQFYKDLYAEVKGRVDSKMGVIKDEKFRLLWAGGLPPWHNLGIFNYFEDLGAVFVAETCYPSWDPYPDAPRDDIVEWIARSGLHKFTQYLTPYLAPSKHHRDVQSASAEALRNAWISGIQYPLQRILDMIEKYQVDGLVMHGAMSCRATTTGQRTARNMLLEHVNVPALFIESDIIDERNFFETGIRSQIDSFIENLANVKANRREI